The following are from one region of the Carnobacterium gallinarum DSM 4847 genome:
- the serS gene encoding serine--tRNA ligase — protein MLDIKKLRTDYATVEAKLATRGVKKELLENFVLLDEKRRELIVKTEELKKYRNVVSGDIATLKRNKENADDKIKEMREVGDQIKELDEELNALDASLDEIAAGLPNLPHDSVPVGADEDENIELRRWSEPKTFDFEPKAHWDIAEELDILDFERGAKVAGSRFVYYKGMGARLERAIYNFMLDLHTGEHGYQEMLTPYMANAKSMFGTGQFPKFKEDVFQIENEDLTMISTAEITLTNYYRDEILADEQLPIYFTALSPAFRSEAGSAGRDTRGLIRLHQFNKVEMVKFSKPENSYDELEKMTKDAETVLQKLDLPYRVLALCTGDMGFSAAKTYDLEVWIPAQETYREISSCSNCEDFQARRAMIRYRNEETGKPEYVHTLNGSGLAVGRTFAAILENYQQADGSVKIPELLVPYMGGVTEIRKAK, from the coding sequence ATGTTAGATATTAAAAAATTAAGAACAGATTATGCTACAGTTGAAGCAAAATTAGCAACACGTGGTGTCAAAAAAGAATTACTGGAGAACTTTGTTTTACTTGATGAAAAACGCCGTGAATTAATCGTAAAAACAGAGGAATTGAAAAAATACCGGAATGTAGTATCTGGTGATATCGCAACGTTAAAACGTAATAAAGAAAATGCAGATGATAAAATCAAAGAAATGCGTGAAGTTGGGGATCAAATTAAAGAATTAGATGAAGAGTTAAATGCTCTTGATGCAAGTCTTGATGAAATTGCGGCAGGTTTACCTAATTTGCCCCATGATTCTGTCCCAGTTGGAGCAGACGAAGATGAAAATATCGAACTTAGACGTTGGAGTGAGCCGAAAACTTTTGATTTTGAACCAAAAGCTCATTGGGATATCGCTGAAGAATTAGACATTTTAGATTTTGAACGTGGTGCTAAGGTAGCTGGAAGTCGTTTTGTATACTATAAAGGCATGGGCGCTCGTTTGGAACGTGCGATTTATAATTTTATGTTAGACTTACACACAGGGGAACACGGCTATCAAGAAATGCTTACTCCGTATATGGCTAATGCAAAATCTATGTTTGGAACAGGACAATTCCCTAAATTTAAAGAAGATGTCTTCCAAATCGAGAATGAAGATTTAACGATGATTTCTACAGCTGAAATCACGCTAACAAACTATTATCGTGATGAGATTTTAGCTGATGAACAATTGCCAATCTACTTTACGGCTTTAAGTCCAGCATTTAGATCAGAAGCAGGAAGTGCAGGTCGTGATACTCGTGGGTTGATTCGCCTGCATCAATTTAATAAAGTTGAAATGGTAAAATTCAGCAAGCCTGAGAATTCTTATGATGAATTAGAAAAAATGACCAAAGATGCTGAAACAGTTTTACAAAAACTAGACTTGCCATACCGTGTGTTAGCCTTATGTACGGGTGATATGGGATTCTCTGCTGCCAAAACTTATGATTTAGAAGTTTGGATTCCAGCGCAAGAAACTTATCGTGAAATCAGCTCTTGTTCAAATTGTGAGGATTTCCAAGCTCGTCGTGCAATGATTCGCTATCGTAATGAAGAAACGGGTAAACCTGAATACGTTCATACGCTGAATGGCTCAGGGTTAGCTGTAGGGCGGACATTTGCAGCTATCTTAGAGAATTATCAACAAGCAGATGGTTCTGTCAAGATTCCAGAACTTTTAGTACCATATATGGGTGGCGTTACAGAAATTCGTAAAGCAAAATAA
- the msrA gene encoding peptide-methionine (S)-S-oxide reductase MsrA, whose product MSKTNLEKAVFAGGCFWCMVKPFDTQPGIISVVAGYTGGHTVNPTYEEVCSETTGHTEAVEITFDPTIFSYQDLVEIYWQQTDPTDASGQFADRGSSYRPVIFYANEEQRVIAEKSKETLAESRRFKQPIVTEILPAMPFYPAEKYHQEYYKKNPLHYSRYRNGSGRAAFIEQTWK is encoded by the coding sequence ATGAGCAAAACCAACTTAGAAAAAGCTGTATTTGCAGGAGGTTGTTTCTGGTGTATGGTGAAACCTTTTGATACTCAACCAGGTATTATCTCAGTAGTCGCTGGTTATACAGGTGGACATACTGTGAATCCAACTTATGAAGAAGTATGTAGTGAAACAACAGGACATACTGAAGCTGTAGAGATTACATTTGATCCAACAATCTTTAGCTATCAAGATTTAGTGGAAATCTATTGGCAACAAACAGATCCGACAGATGCGAGTGGTCAATTTGCTGATCGTGGTTCGTCATACCGCCCTGTAATTTTTTATGCTAATGAAGAACAACGAGTTATTGCAGAAAAGTCAAAAGAGACATTGGCAGAGAGTAGACGTTTTAAGCAACCTATCGTAACAGAGATACTACCAGCTATGCCTTTTTACCCAGCAGAAAAGTACCATCAAGAATATTATAAAAAAAATCCATTGCACTATAGTCGCTATCGTAACGGTTCGGGACGAGCAGCGTTCATTGAACAAACATGGAAGTAA
- a CDS encoding histidine phosphatase family protein produces MTRLYFVRHGKTVWNLEGRFQGGYGDSALLEESIADAKKTGKALKEVAFTQAFSSPQKRAKDTATYIIEESDQVIPLTEQDGLREIGFGEWEGQLFSYAEELHPEEYHNLRSHPEKYDPSAFGGEDYLTLIERSQQVIKEAVKKYPNDNLLFVAHGVTLITVIHSLLGENTREIRSKGLLSNTSVSILDVDTNDNYSVVAWNDTSHLEK; encoded by the coding sequence ATGACGAGATTATATTTTGTAAGACATGGTAAAACAGTTTGGAATCTAGAAGGACGTTTTCAAGGCGGATATGGTGATTCAGCATTGTTAGAGGAATCTATTGCAGATGCTAAAAAAACTGGTAAGGCTTTAAAAGAGGTAGCTTTTACTCAGGCATTCAGTAGCCCACAAAAGCGAGCAAAAGATACAGCAACTTATATTATAGAAGAAAGCGATCAAGTTATCCCTTTAACAGAGCAAGATGGTTTACGTGAAATCGGCTTTGGTGAGTGGGAAGGTCAGTTATTTTCATATGCAGAAGAGTTACATCCAGAAGAATATCATAACTTAAGGTCACATCCTGAAAAATATGACCCCAGTGCATTTGGTGGAGAGGATTACTTAACTTTAATTGAGCGTAGCCAACAAGTAATCAAAGAAGCTGTGAAAAAATATCCAAATGATAATTTATTGTTTGTTGCTCATGGCGTAACCTTGATTACGGTAATACATTCCTTACTTGGAGAAAATACAAGAGAAATTCGCTCAAAAGGTTTGTTGAGCAATACAAGTGTAAGCATTTTGGATGTAGATACTAATGATAATTATTCTGTAGTAGCGTGGAATGATACAAGTCATTTAGAAAAGTAA